From the genome of Vicinamibacterales bacterium, one region includes:
- a CDS encoding DNA-directed RNA polymerase subunit omega, protein MTEESVVEAVTPEPRKMPEIQSRFLYVDVSAKRAKQLRRGALPRLAHLRPDPETGARVDTDVRLERVAMQEVKEGRIVFELPDQAVEEKATK, encoded by the coding sequence GTGACTGAAGAGTCCGTCGTTGAGGCCGTTACCCCCGAACCACGGAAGATGCCAGAAATTCAGAGCCGTTTTCTCTATGTCGATGTATCAGCTAAACGCGCCAAGCAGCTTCGTCGTGGTGCGCTTCCGCGTTTAGCGCACCTTCGGCCGGATCCCGAAACGGGTGCGCGGGTTGATACAGACGTCAGGTTGGAGCGGGTGGCGATGCAGGAAGTCAAGGAGGGGAGAATCGTTTTCGAACTGCCTGACCAGGCCGTTGAAGAAAAGGCCACGAAGTGA